From a single Alkalihalophilus pseudofirmus genomic region:
- a CDS encoding sugar phosphate nucleotidyltransferase, with protein sequence MKGIILAGGTGTRLAPITKIINKHLLPVGQYPMIYWSVMKLKEAGIENQLIVTTKESMPMFKALLGKGESLGVRLSYIVQSSATGIAAGIGLAKEFVGDDRFIVVLGDNLFERSLTPYIRAFEQQDSGAKVLLKEVQDPHRYGIAEVDQENKKIKSIVEKPSEPRSNYCVVGIYMYDSSYFDLLTIISPSDRGELEVTDINKQYMMRSQLTYDVLSGWWIDAGTHESLFKANTLIYQGGEE encoded by the coding sequence TTGAAAGGTATCATCTTAGCTGGAGGAACAGGTACCAGGTTAGCACCTATAACTAAAATCATTAACAAGCATTTATTACCCGTAGGACAATATCCGATGATTTATTGGTCTGTTATGAAATTGAAAGAAGCAGGTATCGAAAATCAACTTATTGTCACAACAAAGGAAAGTATGCCGATGTTTAAAGCACTGCTAGGTAAGGGGGAGTCACTTGGGGTAAGACTTAGTTATATAGTTCAATCTTCCGCAACAGGAATAGCAGCAGGAATTGGGTTAGCTAAGGAATTTGTAGGGGATGACCGTTTTATTGTCGTTCTTGGTGATAATTTATTCGAAAGGTCATTAACACCTTATATTCGTGCGTTTGAACAACAAGATAGCGGTGCAAAGGTGTTGCTTAAAGAGGTGCAAGATCCACATAGATATGGAATAGCAGAGGTAGACCAAGAGAATAAAAAGATCAAATCAATTGTAGAGAAACCTTCAGAACCACGTTCGAATTATTGTGTGGTTGGCATTTACATGTATGATTCAAGTTATTTTGATCTGCTTACTATTATTTCTCCATCAGATAGGGGGGAGCTTGAGGTCACTGATATTAATAAACAATACATGATGAGAAGTCAACTTACCTATGATGTCCTTAGCGGGTGGTGGATCGATGCTGGAACCCATGAATCTTTATTTAAGGCAAATACGTTGATTTATCAGGGAGGAGAGGAGTAA
- a CDS encoding M67 family metallopeptidase, which translates to MFIKASIYQEVINHCQSELPYEGCGLLSGSEGVITSCWPVTNIQRSPTSFAMSNSDMLRVFEEMEKLNEEFLGIFHSHPTAKAYPSHEDIIYNPYPEKGYLIISFLKGKPVLKCYRFKGKEVYPVEVVQI; encoded by the coding sequence TTGTTCATTAAAGCGAGCATATATCAAGAAGTAATTAATCATTGTCAAAGCGAGCTTCCGTATGAAGGGTGTGGTTTGTTGTCTGGCTCGGAGGGTGTGATTACATCGTGTTGGCCGGTGACAAATATTCAAAGAAGCCCCACTTCTTTTGCAATGAGCAATTCAGATATGCTTAGGGTTTTTGAAGAAATGGAAAAATTAAATGAAGAATTTCTTGGAATTTTCCATTCGCACCCAACCGCCAAAGCTTATCCGTCTCATGAAGATATTATTTACAACCCTTATCCAGAAAAGGGTTATTTGATTATTTCTTTTTTAAAGGGCAAACCGGTATTAAAATGTTATCGGTTCAAGGGCAAGGAAGTTTATCCTGTTGAGGTCGTACAAATATAA